From one Solanum stenotomum isolate F172 chromosome 12, ASM1918654v1, whole genome shotgun sequence genomic stretch:
- the LOC125847035 gene encoding agamous-like MADS-box protein AGL29 gives MRPKKDAKKFATRTGAEVGVMHFSPGEKPCSYGSSSIEEIMEKFLKVKLEDHQRDYAEEIPQHKHMKEQKLALKLQVEKIKKETQSSILVEHLKFDLNVAPEPEEEEES, from the exons ATGAGACCAAAAAAG GATGCAAAGAAGTTTGCAACTCGGACTGGAGCTGAAGTTGGTGTGATGCACTTTTCACCAGGTGAAAAACCATGTTCCTATGGTTCCTCAAGCATAGAAGAAATAATGGAAAAATTTCTCAAAGTGAAACTAGAGGATCACCAACGTGATTATGCTGAGg AAATACCtcaacataaacatatgaaGGAGCAGAAGTTGGCATTGAAGTTGCAGGTAGAGAAGATCAAAAAAGAAACACAAAGTTCTATTTTGGTCGAGCATCTGAAGTTTGATTTAAATGTTGCCCCTGAGccagaagaggaggaagaatcTTGA